From one Rhopalosiphum padi isolate XX-2018 chromosome 2, ASM2088224v1, whole genome shotgun sequence genomic stretch:
- the LOC132920236 gene encoding superkiller complex protein 3, whose product MDKTNIKQQLKLAKEEFMRKNFSDAAKLCKTILKTDPQNISGLILYGASLLEMPSKKDESIEQFQKVIDISPNNLFAWQGIEQYYEKCDKLTVSQQLFYTYANLLCLETDETKCKTRAKKCIELWKNYKSKLDLEIFVSTVLPKIKNEVITPQYLAICRVLVEFPFTEDTSPIDEHLENIYLALCEDDSFDQRFEIYCKLIPVLKSKGKRQQLVDTCEKMLSIYNNNAIAINFYCESFISNYIKTITEPEDNILKLIDKMSSLIMERCEILLSAQPTNPNSLIAKSIALRRLNEFEESRKLLRKVLQVTSRSWQSWFLLTEIQVNIHCYDDVIRCVQQAKKILKPTFSCYQTMLMWEIEAYCCSRQCCSVQGRQLAIDMLNDNLNNKIIEYIIIASCNLNDQKTAKNYLNTLQNKSDRNDRFIFLESLYFTEFGQLDDALHSLKNISNLSADADALLLFGNVLWKQGQFSEAGKLYLEASRISPYRCDLITKLGHYYREIKHLPVAMTCYEKSVVLNPDDEENGLALSDAYLTLSKSKEQEALLEYLKTSKNVKWASLRLGLHYLKLNKYEDAVDNFQIATKHDPNNANYYECLGDALLGRESLIGAKLTYSKCIEIDPSLLYPKLQIAKIEYRIGQVDSSIQLFYKIVNSYSNDFIALFDTAKMFIEHAKSIFVCQVHASYDLCKNACEYLYKALLIDNRYALLWKLFGDLCLFMTAMPEKLSFIYLPSNIFNMTQENYEVKGLQLYTYSRRCYSQALNITSKKLPLNPAQKYIWYDLAKCYLKNALNTDIDKNERLEFKSKAELAIKKCLSLDPKNKDFWNTMGIIEAIDEIKNEHLSYNCFVKSLEIEINAIAYNNLAIKCMIHNDVNLAQEAFTLSQHIDPTLINSWVGQSLLTRFENPIKSSDLFYHSTTLGFHEESVCYFTEANIKHINADTEVLIPTHQIHHNIDLLVWLTSINPKNYWAQNALSILYRYSGMYKNAIKAAENAEQYCTPETQIYMQRNMAFSLLKGKCYQEAIIKYQQMNSINLYDKFGMALALYKTGQYQEAYATYESLTENKSDLNIVSTAFLAMAAIAFSNYEDYDKATTLFLKSIQSNTANIQALLATFALGIVTRKSSLSRTILQELISHKSDPIFLKDIIRFETYFYYLNRQPNISLKLISRCVHIYPDNAHLWVNLGFILLNYYIANESKRKRGLGSHIFTCATVISHKTWELKNALVLTTICNLFEGELKTCLRNVLKGIHLYPTSYELWTVLLNAIYCRGNIEDAKFIKSHINFVVNNLNPNDILKCNLLKLETHIP is encoded by the coding sequence ATGGATAAGACCAACATTAAACAACAGTTGAAACTTGCAAAAGAAGAATTTATGAGAAAAAACTTTTCTGATGCAGCAAAACTGTGCAAAACTATTTTAAAGACCGATCCACAAAATATTTCTGGTTTGATTCTTTATGGCGCTAGTCTCCTAGAAATGCCATCTAAAAAAGATGAATCTATTGAACAGTTCCAAAAAGTCATTGATATTTctcctaataatttatttgcctGGCAAGGCATTGAGCAATATTACGAAAAATGTGATAAGCTTACAGTTTCTCAACAGTTATTCTATACGTAtgctaatttattatgtttagaaaCTGATGAGACCAAATGTAAGACACgtgctaaaaaatgtattgaactttggaaaaattataaatcaaagcTGGATTTAGAAATTTTTGTATCAACAGTcttaccaaaaattaaaaacgaagtAATAACACCACAATACTTGGCCATATGTAGAGTTTTAGTAGAGTTTCCATTCACAGAAGATACTTCTCCTATAGATGaacatttagaaaatatttatctagCATTGTGTGAAGACGATAGTTTTGATCAAAGATTTGAAATTTATTGCAAACTTATTCCTGTATTAAAGTCTAAAGGAAAAAGGCAACAACTTGTAGATACAtgtgaaaaaatgttatctatatataataacaatgctATTGCGATAAATTTTTACTGTGAATCATTTATCAGCAATTATATTAAGACCATAACTGAACCTGAAGATAATATCCTAAAATTAATTGACAAAATGAGTTCATTAATTATGGAAAgatgtgaaatattattatcagcacAACCAACAAATCCAAATTCATTAATAGCTAAAAGTATTGCTTTGAGAAGATTAAACGAATTTGAAGAAAGTCGTAAATTATTACGAAAAGTTCTTCAAGTTACCAGTCGTTCATGGCAATCATGGTTTTTATTAACAGAAATCCAGGTAAATATTCATTGCTATGATGATGTAATACGATGTGTTCAACAagcaaaaaaaattttgaaaccAACATTTTCCTGTTATCAGACTATGCTTATGTGGGAAATTGAAGCTTATTGTTGTTCTCGGCAGTGCTGTTCTGTACAAGGGCGTCAGTTAGCTATTGATATGTTAaacgataatttaaacaataaaataattgaatacattattatagctaGTTGTAATCTAAATGATCAAAAGACtgcaaaaaactatttaaacacattacaaaataaatctGATAGAAATGATCGCTTTATCTTTTTggaatcattatattttactgaattTGGTCAATTAGATGATGCTTTAcactctttaaaaaatattagtaatttatcagCTGATGCAGATGCATTGCTACTATTTGGTAATGTATTATGGAAACAAGGACAATTTTCTGAAGCTGGAAAATTATACTTGGAAGCTTCTCGGATTTCTCCCTATAGATGTGACTTAATTACAAAGTTAGGACATTATTACAgagaaataaaacatttacctGTTGCCATGACTTGCTATGAAAAATCTGTGGTCCTGAATCCTGATGATGAAGAAAATGGTCTCGCTTTATCAGATGCATACCTTACATTATCAAAGTCAAAAGAACAAGAAGCATTGTTGGAGTATCTGAAAACATCAAAAAATGTGAAGTGGGCTTCTTTAAGATTAGGTCttcactatttaaaattaaacaaatacgaAGATGCTgttgataattttcaaattgcTACTAAACATGATCCAAATAATGCAAACTATTATGAATGTCTAGGCGATGCTCTTTTAGGACGAGAATCGCTCATTGGAGCAAAACTTACATACTCTAAATGTATAGAAATTGATCCTTCTCTTTTGTATCCAAAATTACAAATAGCTAAAATTGAATATCGTATTGGTCAAGTGGATTctagtattcaattattttacaaaattgtcAACTCTTATTCTAATGATTTTATTGCATTATTCGATACagcaaaaatgtttatagaacatgccaaatcaatttttgtttgtCAGGTACATGCGAGTTATGATTTATGCAAAAATGCTTGTGAATATTTGTACAAAGCATTACTGATCGATAACCGATATGCACTACTTTGGAAGTTGTTTGGAGATTTATGTTTGTTTATGACAGCGATGCCcgaaaaattatcttttatttatttaccatctaatatatttaacatgacTCAAGAAAATTATGAAGTGAAAGGCTTACAGCTGTATACTTATTCTAGGAGATGTTATTCACAAGCATTAAATATAACATCTAAAAAATTGCCTTTAAATCCtgcacaaaaatatatttggtacGATTTAGCCaaatgttatttgaaaaatgcaTTGAACACAGATATTGATAAAAACGAACGATTAGAATTTAAATCCAAGGCAGAACTagctattaaaaaatgtttatcattagATCCAAAAAACAAAGACTTTTGGAACACTATGGGAATAATTGAGGCTATTGACGAGATCAAAAATGAACATTTGagttataattgttttgttaagtCTCtggaaattgaaataaatgcaATTGCTTATAATAACTTAGCCATTAAATGTATGATTCACAATGATGTAAATCTTGCTCAGGAAGCTTTTACATTGAGTCAACATATTGATCCAACACTTATAAATAGTTGGGTTGGGCAAAGTTTACTGACTAGATTTGAAAATCCTATAAAATCTTCTGATTTGTTTTATCATTCAACTACATTAGGATTTCATGAAGAGAGTGTTTGTTATTTTACTGAAGCAAACATAAAACACATTAATGCTGATACAGAAGTATTGATACCAACTCATcaaattcatcataatattgatttacTTGTTTGGCTTACATCTATAAATCCTAAGAATTATTGGGCACAAAATGCACTGTCCATATTGTACAGATACTCtggtatgtataaaaatgcTATCAAGGCTGCTGAAAATGCTGAACAATATTGTACACCTGAAACACAAATATACATGCAAAGAAACATGGCTTTTAGTCTTCTTAAAGGAAAATGTTATCAAGaagctataataaaatatcaacaaatgaactcaattaatttatatgataagtttggaATGGCATTAGCACTTTATAAGACTGGTCAGTATCAAGAAGCATATGCTACTTATGAATCATTGACTGAAAATAAATCTGATTTGAATATTGTGTCAACTGCTTTTCTTGCTATGGCTGCAATAGCTTTTAGTAATTATGAAGACTATGATAAAGCCACGACATTGTTCTTGAAGAGTATACAAAGTAATACGGCTAATATCCAGGCACTGTTGGCAACATTTGCACTGGGTATTGTAACACGTAAAAGTAGTCTATCTAGAACTATCTTACAAGAATTGATATCACATAAGAGTGATCCTATATTTTTGAAAGATATTATTCGATTTGAAACATATTTCTATTACTTGAACCGTCAACCAAATATATCATTGAAATTAATCAGCCGTTGTGTTCATATTTATCCTGATAACGCTCATCTATGGGTTAACTTGGGtttcatattattgaattactaTATAGCCAATGAGTCCAAGCGTAAAAGAGGACTAGGTTCTCATATTTTTACATGCGCCACAGTTATCAGTCATAAAACTTGGGAACTCAAAAATGCATTAGTTCTGACTACCATTTGCAACTTGTTTGAAGGAGAATTGAAAACATGCCTACGAAACGTTTTAAAGGGAATTCATTTATACCCCACATCGTATGAACTTTGGACAGTTTTATTGAATGCCATATACTGCCGGGGTAATATTGAAGATGCAAAGTTCATAAAAAgtcatattaattttgttgtaaacaatttaaatcctAATGACATTTTGAAATGTAATCTTTTAAAACTAGAAACTCATATTCCATAA